Proteins found in one Candidatus Poribacteria bacterium genomic segment:
- a CDS encoding BMP family ABC transporter substrate-binding protein, translated as MKSLSVLSKYLFLAFGLFLICGCGTIQDVILAEPSSETDIALLRVTMIYPSDCVGSAAYCDAFHIGVRTAEEALGITLTEVNGNENDPVATELLLRDAAQNSELVLTAGYQMGDVLARVAPEFPDVNFAIFDVVLDIPNVASVNYKSNEGSFLVGAIAALKSESNKIGYIGGADVPLLQEFEAGYVAGIHAVNPEAEVTVEYISKDATGFGQPEKAKELALAQYANGIDVIYVAAGGSGQGVLEAAQAAQKFIIWVDANGNHLAPGIVLTSMTKEIPASVERIIRETAEGNFMAGIRYFGIADGGVSYAVDEHNQPLLSDDIVATVESLKAKIIAGEIVVPDTVSLPRE; from the coding sequence ATGAAAAGTTTAAGTGTTTTGAGCAAATACCTTTTCTTGGCATTCGGACTATTTTTAATTTGTGGTTGTGGCACGATTCAGGACGTAATTCTTGCTGAACCGTCAAGTGAAACAGATATTGCCCTGCTTCGTGTAACGATGATATATCCAAGCGATTGCGTTGGCTCCGCGGCTTACTGTGATGCTTTCCATATCGGTGTAAGGACAGCAGAGGAAGCACTTGGAATTACGCTAACCGAAGTTAACGGTAATGAAAACGATCCTGTAGCCACAGAGCTGCTCCTAAGAGATGCAGCGCAAAATTCAGAACTTGTCTTGACTGCGGGTTATCAGATGGGAGACGTGCTTGCTCGTGTCGCACCGGAATTTCCTGATGTCAATTTTGCGATCTTTGATGTTGTGCTTGATATTCCAAACGTGGCTTCAGTGAACTATAAATCCAATGAAGGGTCATTTCTGGTCGGGGCGATTGCGGCTTTAAAATCGGAAAGTAACAAGATCGGCTACATCGGAGGGGCAGATGTCCCGCTGTTACAAGAATTTGAAGCAGGTTACGTTGCCGGGATTCACGCGGTCAATCCAGAGGCAGAAGTCACTGTAGAATACATTAGCAAAGATGCGACAGGTTTCGGTCAACCGGAAAAAGCGAAGGAACTGGCTTTAGCACAATATGCAAACGGGATAGATGTGATTTACGTCGCTGCTGGCGGATCCGGTCAAGGGGTGCTTGAAGCAGCACAAGCAGCACAAAAGTTTATCATCTGGGTTGACGCCAATGGTAACCATCTTGCACCAGGCATTGTCTTGACGAGTATGACCAAAGAGATTCCGGCTTCTGTGGAGCGCATCATCAGAGAAACCGCTGAGGGGAATTTTATGGCAGGTATCCGATACTTTGGTATTGCAGACGGCGGGGTCAGTTATGCCGTTGATGAACACAACCAACCGCTGCTTTCGGATGACATCGTAGCGACAGTTGAATCACTGAAGGCGAAAATCATTGCTGGCGAGATTGTCGTTCCGGACACTGTTTCTCTCCCGCGCGAGTAA
- a CDS encoding WD40 repeat domain-containing protein, with product MKRLRFLTAIHLFACISVLLSGCTQDRDYTQWGLPEGAKLRIGRGRVKDIKFSPDGQRFAVATSVGIWLYDTETYAPHNLIAANKGGITAIAFSADSRRLAGGRGNCRLSVWDARSGNLLKTFGEVVGGPVEVVSVAFSPDGRRLMSFARYEDTLRVWDVRTGNLLKTFRDRAVPANSAAFSPDGQILALGAGNSRFGLINLWDAETGEQEVLGPTSQVVSMVFSPDSRTLAAVAGFDDTELYIWDAHTEKRLHKLIGHTGSIYTLAFSSKGRVVAGGQKGDTTLRMWDTRTGDLLKTFKGHTDTVRTLAFSANGDTLASASSDSTLRLWSPETGQEKKVLMEHIDWGRDAAFSPDGEWIASVSGDDKIHLWDRKTGGLLRTLTGHTGAVTAVDVSSDGRYLASIARFPDNTLRFWNPETGELLKTISDHKGVNACAFSPDSQTLASAGRDATVQLWDAETGSLLKTFTGNGREFKTVVFSPDGQLLASGGWLSAIHLWNVETGRLLKTLGEKYGVETLAFSPGGRFLASGGGFKDPTIRLWYVPTGEKRLTLTGHKKNPTTAHTSDIYSVAFSPDGTLLASSGIDGIRLWNPTTGRALVTLTANRSSVSVVAFSSDSRTLASGESGGIFLWDVDTVLWRYK from the coding sequence ATGAAACGGTTGCGTTTCTTAACTGCTATTCATCTGTTCGCGTGTATTTCCGTTCTGTTAAGTGGGTGTACGCAAGACAGGGATTATACACAATGGGGGTTACCTGAAGGTGCTAAATTGCGCATTGGTAGGGGTAGGGTGAAGGATATAAAGTTCTCACCTGATGGTCAGCGGTTTGCAGTGGCGACTTCAGTCGGAATTTGGCTCTATGATACAGAGACTTATGCGCCACATAACCTAATTGCAGCAAATAAGGGTGGCATCACTGCGATCGCCTTTTCTGCCGACTCACGTAGACTTGCTGGTGGGAGGGGGAACTGTAGGCTATCTGTGTGGGATGCACGTTCTGGGAATCTACTGAAAACTTTTGGTGAAGTTGTAGGGGGCCCAGTGGAGGTGGTTTCCGTAGCATTTTCTCCAGACGGTCGTAGACTCATGAGTTTTGCGCGTTATGAAGACACCCTTCGGGTATGGGATGTGCGGACTGGCAATTTGTTGAAAACGTTTAGGGATCGCGCAGTCCCAGCCAATTCCGCAGCGTTTTCTCCAGATGGACAAATCCTCGCGCTTGGTGCTGGGAATTCGAGGTTCGGCTTAATTAATTTGTGGGATGCTGAAACTGGTGAGCAAGAGGTTTTGGGCCCCACCTCTCAAGTTGTTTCCATGGTGTTTTCTCCGGATAGTCGGACACTCGCAGCTGTTGCAGGTTTCGATGATACGGAACTGTACATATGGGATGCACACACCGAAAAACGACTTCATAAACTTATAGGACACACGGGTTCAATTTACACCTTAGCCTTTTCTTCAAAGGGTCGTGTGGTAGCTGGAGGGCAGAAAGGTGATACGACGTTGCGGATGTGGGATACGCGCACCGGAGATTTACTGAAAACCTTCAAAGGACATACAGACACGGTTCGCACGCTTGCTTTTTCTGCAAACGGCGACACCCTTGCCAGTGCAAGTTCTGACAGCACACTGCGGTTGTGGAGTCCAGAAACCGGTCAGGAAAAGAAAGTCCTCATGGAGCATATAGACTGGGGTAGAGATGCAGCGTTTTCGCCAGACGGGGAGTGGATTGCAAGTGTAAGTGGGGATGATAAAATTCATTTGTGGGATAGAAAGACAGGAGGCTTGCTGCGTACGCTCACCGGGCACACAGGGGCAGTTACTGCCGTGGACGTTTCTTCGGATGGACGGTACCTTGCGAGCATCGCGCGTTTTCCTGACAACACGCTCCGTTTCTGGAATCCTGAAACCGGTGAACTGTTGAAAACTATTTCAGACCATAAAGGCGTTAATGCATGCGCCTTTTCTCCAGATAGTCAAACGCTTGCGAGTGCGGGTAGAGACGCGACCGTTCAACTGTGGGATGCAGAGACAGGCAGCTTGTTAAAGACTTTCACAGGCAACGGCAGAGAATTCAAAACGGTGGTGTTTTCTCCAGATGGGCAGCTCCTTGCGAGCGGCGGATGGCTATCAGCAATTCATTTATGGAATGTTGAGACAGGTCGTTTGCTAAAAACCCTTGGAGAAAAATACGGTGTTGAGACCCTCGCGTTCTCTCCAGGGGGTCGGTTCCTGGCAAGTGGTGGTGGCTTTAAGGATCCTACGATCCGTTTGTGGTATGTTCCTACGGGTGAGAAAAGGTTAACGCTGACAGGACATAAGAAAAACCCAACGACTGCCCACACCAGCGATATCTATTCCGTAGCCTTTTCTCCGGATGGAACGTTGCTCGCGAGCAGCGGAATAGATGGTATCCGTTTGTGGAATCCAACCACAGGCCGCGCATTGGTTACCTTAACAGCGAATAGAAGTTCTGTTTCAGTAGTCGCATTTTCTTCAGATAGTAGAACGCTTGCGAGTGGTGAATCCGGCGGGATTTTTCTCTGGGATGTCGACACAGTCTTGTGGCGATACAAATAA